A part of Streptomyces sp. NBC_01210 genomic DNA contains:
- a CDS encoding condensation domain-containing protein, which translates to MHLSITGQYLARYQRIAADNRENDLLPVTGAQRRFVLVRSLDPAGRPDIVPMFFAFRRGTVDLVRLRAAANHLAARHPVLRAHPEVLRGTPALRLAEPDVPVERLVRAPGEDAATTMRRALSAWTVQGSPLRLYLAEDGSDAEEEVLAVVLDHTACDGQSLARIVEELSSAYGHGIGPGELAPADAAAELAAYREAVQMQLEAEQRAGSAAALEYWGGRLRDVRERAALPVPQALAPGTLPTGTAELRLAAPASGVTFPALLDACQATARVLYGAGHVSPIGYPWGGRPAAAAPVVGCFLNTVVFPAGTDDVPDGPSGDDPFGTAATATDWWGDLDRADTPFDEVVHAARSAGSLWSGRLDGLLTVDDARRRPPLSLGGVAGREVHIDGRHVRAPFAVSVTQGHELHIRLVWDRHMLDDHTAEDGFGAFCAALPAPQRADVTVG; encoded by the coding sequence GTGCACCTCAGCATCACGGGCCAGTACCTGGCTCGCTACCAACGAATCGCCGCCGACAACAGGGAAAATGATCTGCTGCCTGTCACCGGAGCTCAGCGGCGCTTCGTCCTGGTGCGTTCCCTGGACCCCGCCGGACGGCCGGACATCGTCCCGATGTTCTTCGCCTTCCGCCGCGGCACCGTGGATTTGGTACGGCTGCGAGCGGCCGCGAATCATCTGGCCGCCCGGCACCCGGTGCTGCGCGCCCACCCGGAGGTGCTCCGCGGCACCCCCGCGCTTCGCCTGGCGGAGCCGGACGTACCGGTGGAGCGCCTCGTTCGCGCGCCCGGCGAGGACGCGGCCACCACCATGCGTCGAGCCCTGAGCGCCTGGACTGTGCAGGGCTCGCCGCTGCGGCTCTACCTGGCCGAGGACGGATCGGATGCCGAGGAAGAGGTGCTCGCGGTCGTACTGGACCACACGGCCTGCGACGGCCAGTCGCTGGCGCGCATCGTCGAGGAGCTGAGCAGCGCCTACGGCCACGGGATCGGCCCCGGAGAACTCGCGCCCGCCGACGCGGCCGCGGAACTGGCCGCCTACCGGGAAGCGGTTCAGATGCAGCTCGAGGCCGAGCAGCGCGCGGGGTCGGCCGCCGCGCTGGAGTACTGGGGCGGGCGGCTGCGCGACGTGCGCGAACGAGCCGCGCTGCCCGTGCCGCAGGCTCTCGCCCCCGGCACGCTGCCCACCGGCACGGCCGAACTGCGGCTGGCCGCTCCGGCCTCCGGCGTAACGTTCCCCGCTCTGCTCGACGCCTGTCAGGCAACGGCCCGCGTCCTGTACGGAGCCGGTCATGTGTCACCGATCGGGTACCCGTGGGGCGGCCGCCCGGCCGCCGCGGCGCCGGTGGTCGGCTGCTTCCTCAACACCGTCGTCTTCCCCGCCGGTACCGATGACGTCCCCGACGGCCCGAGCGGCGACGACCCCTTCGGCACGGCGGCGACGGCCACCGACTGGTGGGGCGACCTCGACCGGGCGGACACCCCCTTCGACGAAGTCGTGCACGCCGCCCGGTCGGCCGGGTCCCTGTGGTCGGGCCGACTGGACGGCCTGCTGACGGTCGACGACGCCCGTCGCCGTCCACCGCTGAGCCTGGGCGGAGTGGCGGGCCGCGAGGTCCACATCGACGGCCGGCACGTGCGCGCCCCGTTCGCGGTGTCCGTCACCCAGGGGCACGAACTCCACATCCGCCTGGTGTGGGACCGCCACATGCTCGACGACCACACGGCCGAGGACGGGTTCGGCGCCTTCTGCGCGGCCCTGCCCGCACCGCAGCGAGCCGACGTCACCGTCGGCTGA
- a CDS encoding MFS transporter: MSPSPPVASSGLLRMRDFRLLLAGAAAGQVGAQVTLVALPLVAVLVLKAPAFQVGLLTAAETAAFLLIGLPAGAWVDRMRKRPLMIRSDAVRALAMASVPLAAVAHVLTMAQLYVVALVTGAATVFFDVAHQSYLPELLPKERLMAGNGALETVRSSAHVAGPGIGGGLVQVLGAHLAIVADAIGYAVSALFLLAMKRPPESPPEPVPGASLRKDIGEGLRFVLGHPLLRVIAATTGLGNFFTAMLMATQTIFLVRVIGLQPVAIGLMLSVSAVGGLVGALSAATLAGRLGQARIIWLSALATGPFALLWPLSGRGATAALFAIGSGVVSFGAVVYNVAQVSFRQTLCPSRLLGRMNATLRFLVWGTLPLGAVVGGAVAGAFGPRAALWACAIGFLFVPLPLLLSPLRRMRDLPAAPDDTQDSEDPEDPAERDTGGHTEPVAVG; this comes from the coding sequence ATGTCCCCCTCACCCCCCGTCGCATCCAGCGGTCTGCTGCGCATGCGCGACTTCCGTCTCCTGCTCGCCGGCGCCGCGGCCGGTCAAGTCGGCGCCCAGGTCACTCTGGTCGCGCTCCCGCTGGTGGCGGTTCTCGTGCTGAAGGCACCCGCGTTTCAGGTGGGACTGCTCACGGCTGCCGAGACCGCCGCGTTCCTCCTGATAGGGCTGCCTGCGGGCGCCTGGGTCGACCGGATGCGGAAACGCCCGCTGATGATCCGGTCCGATGCGGTGCGCGCCCTGGCCATGGCGAGCGTCCCGCTGGCCGCAGTCGCTCATGTACTGACGATGGCGCAGCTGTACGTCGTCGCTCTGGTCACCGGAGCGGCAACCGTCTTCTTCGACGTGGCCCATCAGAGCTACCTGCCCGAACTGCTGCCCAAGGAGCGGTTGATGGCGGGCAACGGTGCATTGGAGACGGTCCGCTCATCGGCCCACGTCGCCGGCCCGGGGATCGGCGGCGGACTCGTACAAGTACTCGGGGCCCATCTGGCGATCGTGGCCGACGCGATCGGCTACGCCGTGTCGGCGCTTTTCCTGCTGGCTATGAAGCGGCCGCCCGAGAGCCCGCCCGAGCCTGTTCCGGGCGCGTCCCTGCGCAAGGACATCGGGGAAGGCCTCCGGTTCGTCCTCGGCCACCCTTTGCTGCGCGTCATCGCCGCAACGACCGGCCTCGGCAACTTCTTCACCGCGATGCTGATGGCCACTCAGACCATCTTTCTGGTACGGGTGATCGGCCTGCAGCCGGTCGCCATCGGTCTGATGCTCTCCGTGTCCGCCGTGGGCGGACTCGTCGGTGCACTGAGCGCCGCCACGCTCGCCGGCCGCCTCGGGCAGGCCCGCATCATCTGGCTCTCCGCGCTGGCAACCGGGCCGTTCGCACTGTTGTGGCCGCTGTCCGGACGGGGAGCCACCGCCGCCCTGTTCGCCATCGGCTCCGGCGTGGTCTCCTTCGGCGCTGTTGTCTACAACGTCGCCCAGGTCAGTTTCCGTCAGACGCTCTGCCCGTCCCGACTGCTCGGCCGGATGAACGCCACACTGCGCTTTCTTGTGTGGGGCACACTGCCGCTCGGCGCGGTCGTGGGCGGTGCCGTCGCGGGCGCCTTCGGTCCGCGCGCCGCACTCTGGGCCTGCGCGATCGGCTTCCTCTTCGTACCGCTGCCGTTGCTGCTCTCCCCCCTGCGCCGCATGCGCGATCTGCCGGCCGCTCCTGACGACACGCAAGACTCGGAAGACCCGGAAGACCCGGCCGAGCGCGACACGGGCGGCCACACCGAACCCGTCGCCGTCGGCTGA